From the Saccharomonospora marina XMU15 genome, the window TGAGCATGACGCCGTGATTCGCCGCCGAACCCGACACCCACGACTGCACGATGTTGCGCACATCGAACTCGTGCCACACATTCGCCGTGTTCGCCTGCTTGACCTGAGTGGACAGACCCGCCTCGGCGAACGCACTATGAACACTGTTCCAGGTAGCGGTGTCCTCACTCCAAGCCTGCGTGACGCGCCGCGCCTCGATCTCCACATCGTTGGCGCCGGTGTGCAACTCGTTGTCGTAATACACCCGCAGCCGCGCCGAATCCAACGCCGTGCCCGCAGCCACCATCGAGGTGTCGAACTTGACCAGACTCCGCGCCACGCCCCACGGATCCGTACCCACCGACAACCGGTAACTCGACCCGTCGTTGCGGTCCGGAGTGTCCGACCAGATCTGCACATCCTCACCCGTGGTCGGGGTGGGCTCCACCTTGATCGTCGGATCGATCACCACCGGATACCGTCGCTGCGGCGCCCGCAACCACTGCCCATCCGCGGACAACGTGACCGTGAACTCGGAGCCCCGCTGCTCCACCGTCTGCTTCACCCGGCGACTGAAAGCCCTGCCGTACGGCGACTTGTCCTTGCTGACCTGGTCGTACATGAACGGCGCAGGCATCACCAATACCGGCGGACCATCCCCCGCCCCGCCCACGGGGAAGAAGCCGATGGCCCCATCCGGCAATTCCCGAGCCGTCACCCCACCCAGCCGCAACGAGAACCGGAACACCGCCTCCGAAGGCGGCTCAGCCAGCACGATCTTTTCCTTCAACCCCTCACCGGTCACCTCATACACCACATCCGCGCCGGGAATCGCGCCCCGATACGTGACCGTGTTCCCCTTTACCGCAGGCTCCACCACCCGCCTGTCCCCCGCCAAACCCACGGTGATGCTCTTGCGGCCGTGCTCGAACCGCACCAGATTGTCCGACGAAGCGCCGAACCGCGACCGAAATGTGTTGGTGTCATTGAAAAAGCGGTAGCCCTGTGGCCCGCCCTTACGCACCGTCGTGTCGATCCCTCGCCATTTCCCCTGCGCATCACGGAAATGCCGCGGCACCGGCGACACCTCGACCTGCGTGCGCCCGTCCGACAGCGCGAAAACCTTCGCGGTCGCCGAGCGCCTGTCAACCAGCTCCCGCACCCGGCGCGGTGGCTCCGCTCGCCTCGGCGGCGCCACCGCCCCGGCCGCGAGCCGCGGCCCCGCCACCGCCTCCTGCGGTGACAGCCAATCCACCACCGACTCCCACAGCCGGCCCAAACCAAGAGAAACGCCACCACCAGCAGCGGTCACCGGCGGCCCTACCGGCAGACCCACCAAGACCAGCACCGCTGAAACGAAGACGATCACGGCGCGCGACAACACATTCCGCCGACGACGCATGGCAGCAATCCCCTCAGCCCAGGAACCACCGGCATCGACATCGCCGGAGCACACTCACCCCATCACGCACAGCGACCCACCGAAATAGACCGACAAGACCCAAAACCGGCGAACCCGATAGGCCGCACAGACCTTGCGAAACGGGAGAACACCGCGCAAAATGCCGCCACACCAACAGCTCAGACACCACAAAGCAGACAGTCACGAAGCCCCACTCACGACACAACCGGCCGAGTGAATCAACGACCACCACACATCCACCAAGACACCCACAGTAGAGCCGCCCAACGCCGCCGCTCGACCATTGAGTTCCTCCGCAAAGGCGGGGCTGCGAGCCACCGAGGAAGTGCTCGTTCGAGCTGTGGCGATGCGGCGCCGCCGGTGCTTCGTGGCTCTGGCGCGGGCCTGAACGAGCCCTCGACAGCTGACTAGAACGTGTTACAGTTCGCGCATGATCCTCGACCGTTTCCGGCTGACCGGCAAGGTCGCCGTGGTGACCGGAGCGGGGCGCGGCATCGGCGCCGCCACCGCGCTCGCACTCGCGCAGGCAGGTGCCGACGTGGTGATCTCCTCGCGCACCACCGAGCAACTCGAAGCCGTCGCCGCGAAGGTGGCCGACACCGGACGCAAGGCGCACGCGGTGCCCGCCGATCTCGCCGACCCGGCCAACGCCGCCGCACTCGCCGACGCCGCCGTCGAGACGTTCGGGCGGCTGGACATCGTCGTCAACAACGTCGGCGGCACGTTCCCCAGCCCGCTGCTGGACACCACACCGGACTTCCTCGAGGAAGCATTCCGGTTCAACGTGTCCACCGCACACGCCCTCACCCGCGCGGCCGTGCCCGCGCTGCTGGCGGCGGGCGGGGGTTCGGTGGTCAACATCTCGTCGGTGATGGGCCGCGTCGCCGGTCGGGGATTCCTCGCCTACGGCACAGCCAAGGCCGCACTGGCCCACTACACCAGGCTCGCGGCCGCCGACCTCGCCCCGAAGGTGCGGGTGAACTCCGTCGCCGTCGGCTCCGTGGCCACCTCCGCGCTCGAGGTGGTGGTCAACAACCCCGAACTGCGGGAGCGGATGGAGTCCGCGACCCCGCTGCGGCGCATCGGCGAACCGGAGGACATCGCCGCCGCCATCGTCTACCTCACCTCCCCCGCGGGCGGCTACGTCACCGGCAAGGTGCTCGAAGTGGACGGTGGACAGCAGGTGCCCAACCTCGAACTCGGCCTGCCGGACCTGACATGACCTACCGAGTCGTGCAATGGAGCACCGGCAACGTCGGCCGCAACGCCATCGCCGGGATCGCCGCGCGCCCCGACCTCGAACTGGCAGGAGTGTGGGTCAGCGACCCGCACAAGGTCGGCGTGGACGCGGGAGAGCTCGCCGGACTCGGCCGCGAACTCGGGGTGCGCGCGGGCGGCGACGCCGACGAGTTGCTCGCGCTGCGGCCCGACTGCGTCGTCTACACGGCCATGGCCGACGACCGCATCACCGAGGCGATCGACGACCTGTGCCGCATCCTGCGAGCGGGCGTCAACGTCGTTTCCAGCAGCCCCGTCTTCCTGCAGTACCCGCACCAGGTGGTGCCCGAGGAGATGATCGAGCCGATCCGGCAGGCGGCACGCGAAGGCGAAGCGTCGCTGTGGGTCAACGGCGTGGACCCCGGTTTCGCCAACGACTGGTTGCCGCTGGTGCTCACCGGTGTCTGCGAACGCATCGACGAAGTGCGCTGCCTGGAGATTCTCGACTACGCCACCTACGACAACCGCAAGGTCGTCTTCGACATCATGGGCTTCGGCTCGCCACTGGAGCAGGTTCCGATGCTGCTGCAGCCGGGTGTGCTGACCCTCGCCTGGGGCAGCGTGGTACGCCAACTGGCCGCGGGACTCGGGGTGGAACTGGACGCGATCGAGGAAAGCCACGAGCGGCTGGCCGCACCGGAGACGTTCGACATCTCCTGCGGCACCGTCGAGCGCGGCACGGCCGCCGCACTTCGCTTCGAGGTCCGCGGTATGCGTAACGGGCGAAGTGTGTGCGTGCTGGAGCACGTCACGCGGCTGCGTCCCGACCTGGGCCAGGACTGGCCGCAACCCGCGGGCGCGGGCTGCTACCGGGTGGAGGTCACCGGCGAACCCAACTACACCCTGGACCTGCGCCTGCTCGGCAGCGACGGCGACCACAACACCGCAGGGCTGAAGGCCACCGCGATGCGCCTGGTGAACGCGGTCCCCGCGGTCGTGCGGGCACCGGCGGGCCTACTTACCGCGCTCGACCTGCCCCTTGTCACCGGCCGCGGCCTCGTCACCGGCTGAGTCGCCTGCGCCCTCCTGCGAACCTTCGGGTTCCGGCGACTCCTCGGAGCGCTCTTCCTCCGGTTCCCGCTCCCCCGGGGCGTGACCGCGTAGCGTCTCCGGCGCCTCGCGCGGACCACGGGCGCGGGCGAGCACGAAGTAGGCCACCGCACCCACGAACACGAGCACCGAGGTCCAGACGTTGACCCGCAGTCCCAGGATCTCGTTGGCCGGGTCGGTGCGCATGAGCTCGATCCAGAACCGGCCCGCCGTGTAACCGGCGACGTACAGCGCGAACGCGCGGCCGTGGCCGAGCCGGAACCTGCGGTCGGCCCACACCACCAGCAACGCCACACCGAGGTTCCACAGCAGTTCGTACAGGAACGTGGGGTGCACGACCTCGATCGGCACGTTGTTGATCGCGACGCCGTCGAGCGGGTCCTGGATCAGCGGATTCTCCGGGTCCACCCGCCGGTAGATCTCCAGCCCCCACGGCAGGTCGGTGGGCGCGCCGTAGAGTTCCTGGTTGAAGTAGTTGCCCAGCCTGCCGATGGCCTGCGCCGTGACGATTCCGGGTGCGATGGCGTCGGCGACGGCCGGCAGCGGGATGCCCCTGCGCTTGCAGGCCAGCCAGGCGCCGACCCCGCCGAGCGCGATGGCGCCCCAGATGCCGAGACCACCGTCCCAGATGTAGAAGACCCGCAGCGGGTCCTTGCCCTCACCGAAGTACAGCTGGTTGTCGGTGATCACGTGGTAGAGCCGACCACCGACCAGCCCGAACGGCACGGCGTACACCGCGATGTCCACGATCGTGCCCTTGGTGCCGCCGCGCTGCACCCACCGCCGGTCACCCCACCAGATGGCGACGAGGATGCCCGCGATGATGCACAGCGCGTAGGCACGCAGCGGGACGGGCCCGATGAACCAGACCCCGCGATCCGGGCTGGGGATGTTCGCGAGGAAGAAGGCCGACGCGGTGTTCACAGCGCCCACCGTAGCGCGGGCGAGCACCGACGGGTCCGCCAGGTGCTTCCCGGCTCAGGCAGTGACCGCCGGGCGGCGCACACCCTCGGCGAGTTCGGCGGTCAGCGCGCTCACCGCCGAGGTGCCCTCGGCCGCCTTCGCCACCAGTGCAGAGCCGACGATCACCGCGTCGGCGAACCCGGCAACCTCGGCGGCCTGGTCGCCGGAGCGCACTCCCAGCCCGACACCGATCGGCAGGTCGGTGTGCCCGCGCGTGCGGCGCACGAGTTCGGCGGCGCCCGCGCCGACCGAATCCCTTGCCCCGGTGACGCCCATGACCGCGGTCGCGTACACGAAACCGGTGGTGGCCTTCACGGTCAGCGCGATGCGCTCCTCCGACGACGACGGCGCGACCAGGAAGATCCGGTCGAGCCCGTGT encodes:
- a CDS encoding NAD(P)H-dependent amine dehydrogenase family protein → MTYRVVQWSTGNVGRNAIAGIAARPDLELAGVWVSDPHKVGVDAGELAGLGRELGVRAGGDADELLALRPDCVVYTAMADDRITEAIDDLCRILRAGVNVVSSSPVFLQYPHQVVPEEMIEPIRQAAREGEASLWVNGVDPGFANDWLPLVLTGVCERIDEVRCLEILDYATYDNRKVVFDIMGFGSPLEQVPMLLQPGVLTLAWGSVVRQLAAGLGVELDAIEESHERLAAPETFDISCGTVERGTAAALRFEVRGMRNGRSVCVLEHVTRLRPDLGQDWPQPAGAGCYRVEVTGEPNYTLDLRLLGSDGDHNTAGLKATAMRLVNAVPAVVRAPAGLLTALDLPLVTGRGLVTG
- a CDS encoding SDR family oxidoreductase, coding for MILDRFRLTGKVAVVTGAGRGIGAATALALAQAGADVVISSRTTEQLEAVAAKVADTGRKAHAVPADLADPANAAALADAAVETFGRLDIVVNNVGGTFPSPLLDTTPDFLEEAFRFNVSTAHALTRAAVPALLAAGGGSVVNISSVMGRVAGRGFLAYGTAKAALAHYTRLAAADLAPKVRVNSVAVGSVATSALEVVVNNPELRERMESATPLRRIGEPEDIAAAIVYLTSPAGGYVTGKVLEVDGGQQVPNLELGLPDLT
- the lgt gene encoding prolipoprotein diacylglyceryl transferase, which translates into the protein MNTASAFFLANIPSPDRGVWFIGPVPLRAYALCIIAGILVAIWWGDRRWVQRGGTKGTIVDIAVYAVPFGLVGGRLYHVITDNQLYFGEGKDPLRVFYIWDGGLGIWGAIALGGVGAWLACKRRGIPLPAVADAIAPGIVTAQAIGRLGNYFNQELYGAPTDLPWGLEIYRRVDPENPLIQDPLDGVAINNVPIEVVHPTFLYELLWNLGVALLVVWADRRFRLGHGRAFALYVAGYTAGRFWIELMRTDPANEILGLRVNVWTSVLVFVGAVAYFVLARARGPREAPETLRGHAPGEREPEEERSEESPEPEGSQEGAGDSAGDEAAAGDKGQVERGK